In Humulus lupulus chromosome 6, drHumLupu1.1, whole genome shotgun sequence, a single genomic region encodes these proteins:
- the LOC133785475 gene encoding uncharacterized protein LOC133785475: MSSFDLNINNEEIITNSTERHIGVKKAKARQLGDDQFNKLMEQSKKLVQVIEKSNTDRNERHKRKIENKILFTDLDSIFDPEFRQYIQSEKRRIYKERARTSKVGEQGE, encoded by the coding sequence ATGAGTTCATTTGATCTTAATATAAATAATGAGGAAATCATTACTAATTCAACTGAAAGACATATTGGTGTGAAAAAAGCAAAGGCAAGACAATTAGGTGATGATCAATTTAACAAACTAATGGAACAAAGTAAAAAACTCGTTCAAGTTATTGAAAAGAGTAACACAGATAGAAATGAACGTCATAAAAgaaagattgaaaataaaattttattcacGGATTTGGATTCTATATTCGATCCAGAGTTTCGCCAGTACATTCAAAGCGAAAAAAGAAGAATTTACAAAGAAAGAGCACGAACATCCAAAGTTGGAGAACAAGGAGAATGA